The following are encoded together in the Vigna unguiculata cultivar IT97K-499-35 chromosome 2, ASM411807v1, whole genome shotgun sequence genome:
- the LOC114173665 gene encoding uncharacterized protein LOC114173665, producing the protein MGGSIAVHVAARKSLSTLAGLVVVDVVEGTAMASLIHMQKILSNRMQHFSSIEKAVSPALYLLSFVFQVLCYLLCLLFLILIFFIFFLLSLLKQSLKIIFECHPNPSLSYSTSVAVAGASSTRFDPQISVPVKCSGTSCGNRHFGIQKSSLFHCFPISSLFSFILLIISWPLEELGVLFHSPEAPALRPRN; encoded by the exons ATGGGAGGATCAATTGCTGTGCATGTTGCTGCAAGAAAATCATTGTCCACCTTGGCTGGGTTGGTTGTCGTGGATGTTGTAGAG GGAACAGCTATGGCTTCACTCATTCATATGCAGAAAATTCTATCAAACAGGATGCAACATTTTTCAAGCATTGAAAAAGCTGTGAGCCCTGCTCTATACcttctttcatttgtgtttcaAGTTTTGTGTTATCTGTTGTGTCTACTGTTTCTGATTttgatcttttttattttctttttgttgtcaTTATTAAAGCAgtctttaaaaattatttttgaatgtcATCCCAATCCCAGTTTATCATATTCCACCTCCGTCGCCGTCGCCGGAGCCTCCTCTACCCGTTTTGACCCTCAAATCTCTGTTCCGGTGAAGTGCAGTGGCACCTCTTGTGGAAATCGTCACTTTGGAATTCAAAAATCGTCACTATTTCACTGTTTTCCGATATCCTCTCTGTTTTCATTTATTCTCTTGATCATATCATGGCCACTGGAGGAACTGGGAGTGCTATTTCATTCTCCGGAAGCCCCTGCATTACGTCCGAGAAACTAA